One Actinospica robiniae DSM 44927 genomic region harbors:
- a CDS encoding PadR family transcriptional regulator: protein MSVKHGILALLRDRPGYGYQLRAAFEESTGSTWPVNIGQIYTTLGRLERDGFVAKTGEDADGHVVYEITEAGGQELAEWFMRPISQAERPRDELAMKLALAVTVPGIDVAGLVQGQRAHAQSTLQELTRLKVRAAAPHLAWSLVLEAQIFQAEAEIRWLDHVEERVCRTNG from the coding sequence TTGTCCGTCAAGCACGGGATCCTCGCGCTGCTGCGGGACCGGCCGGGTTACGGCTATCAGCTGCGCGCGGCTTTCGAGGAGAGCACCGGGTCGACGTGGCCGGTGAACATCGGGCAGATCTACACCACGCTGGGCCGGCTCGAGCGGGACGGATTCGTGGCCAAGACCGGCGAGGACGCCGACGGGCACGTGGTCTACGAGATCACCGAGGCCGGGGGGCAGGAGCTGGCCGAGTGGTTCATGCGCCCGATCAGCCAGGCCGAGCGGCCGCGGGACGAGCTCGCGATGAAGCTCGCGCTGGCCGTGACGGTCCCGGGCATCGACGTGGCCGGGCTGGTGCAGGGCCAGCGCGCGCACGCCCAGTCCACCCTGCAGGAGCTGACCCGGCTCAAGGTGCGCGCCGCCGCGCCGCACCTGGCCTGGTCGCTGGTGCTCGAAGCGCAGATCTTCCAAGCCGAGGCGGAGATCCGCTGGCTGGACCATGTGGAGGAGCGGGTATGCCGAACGAATGGGTAG
- a CDS encoding FtsX-like permease family protein, with protein sequence MKAWIGSWRFALRMARRQVPRSKARNALIVAMLALPVFGTVGVETLIHSAVDLTTPEQVTRSVGGFDAYIRASVDTPVDQSADGQQWESQPGTLKGTAGVDSTGVLSVLPSAALTPEQIAGPVYLDGAGGYAQGTYLQVDLGNPDTAGAFDVVSGRLPRTGQEIGLTPAMAADLGAAVGGRITLVGSSASDGTAATFTVVGLLELPDSTMAESAFALPAAPAAKHEVTAGWFVSNPGGVSWTQVQALNSLGHVVISRSVALSPPPTSQIPYEAHQFVFLRSGVPLELPQFAVPAAISGIAIGIGLLEVVLLAGPGFAVSARRREREYAMLGAAGADGGQVRRVVLADGIVLGAIAGVVGVGLGIGAAAAALPFGAHFSGRIPGALRIDVPHAVGVAVLAVLLGLCSALIPARGASRREIMATLSGRRTVVGRRRRRSAGVCGGLILAAAGLIGVYFGETISPGQAQLLITSGVALIEIGAILCTPAIVAGIASFGRWLPLGPRLALRDSARHSGRTTPAVAAMFAAVAGAVAAGAWLESSAAQQRAQYTPRLLPNQIAVHTDAADAPRILSALRQQLPDITGSVTLEPVAGYGQSSDEPIQWSAGLFTPGSTPGCAVNGVQKVLVDSDGMGICGDYLDPTAYEGELIGDGQLLRQVTGFEDAAADQVLAEGGIVVTTPGIVKDGTVGLVVQHDVAAAHATYATQTTEVYTLPAVYLNMQGKPDPSFVISPAAARKTGLDAPTAGQTALVVDLRQTATPQQIVRADEAMDGLHLNGDFEQDQGVIEARSTVNLIVLGFTVLLALAAAAIATGLALADGRADQQTLTAVGGSPWTRRWLAGSTALVITGMGVLIGVPIGFVVAAGLVRVSDFNLVGMNVYLQAMPFTVPWLNLVAMAAAVPVATAVGAMLLSRSNSPDRKLRLD encoded by the coding sequence GTGAAGGCCTGGATCGGCTCGTGGCGTTTCGCGCTGCGGATGGCGCGACGGCAGGTGCCGCGCAGCAAGGCCCGCAATGCACTGATCGTCGCGATGCTTGCGCTGCCGGTCTTCGGCACGGTCGGGGTGGAGACGCTGATCCACAGCGCCGTGGATCTGACCACCCCGGAGCAGGTCACTCGGAGCGTCGGCGGATTCGACGCGTACATCCGGGCGTCGGTGGACACGCCCGTCGATCAGTCGGCCGACGGCCAGCAGTGGGAGTCGCAGCCCGGCACGTTGAAGGGCACCGCCGGCGTGGATTCCACCGGAGTGCTCAGCGTGCTTCCCTCCGCGGCGCTGACGCCGGAGCAGATCGCCGGACCGGTGTATCTCGACGGCGCCGGCGGGTACGCCCAGGGAACCTATCTGCAGGTGGATCTCGGGAATCCGGACACCGCGGGTGCCTTCGACGTCGTGTCCGGCCGGTTGCCGCGTACCGGGCAGGAGATCGGCCTCACTCCCGCGATGGCCGCCGACCTCGGCGCCGCGGTCGGCGGACGGATCACGCTCGTCGGGTCGTCCGCGTCGGACGGGACGGCCGCGACGTTCACCGTCGTGGGGCTGCTCGAGCTGCCGGACTCGACGATGGCCGAGAGCGCCTTCGCCCTGCCGGCGGCACCCGCCGCCAAGCACGAGGTGACGGCGGGATGGTTCGTCTCGAACCCGGGCGGGGTCTCCTGGACTCAGGTGCAGGCCCTCAACTCGCTCGGGCACGTGGTGATCTCCCGCTCGGTCGCACTCTCCCCGCCACCCACCTCGCAGATCCCTTACGAGGCTCACCAGTTCGTCTTCTTGCGTTCCGGCGTGCCGCTGGAGCTGCCGCAGTTCGCGGTGCCGGCCGCGATCTCCGGCATCGCGATCGGCATCGGCCTGCTGGAGGTGGTGCTGCTGGCCGGGCCCGGCTTCGCCGTGTCGGCGCGGCGCCGCGAGCGCGAGTACGCCATGCTCGGCGCGGCCGGGGCGGACGGGGGCCAGGTCCGGCGGGTCGTGCTGGCCGACGGGATCGTACTCGGCGCGATAGCCGGGGTCGTCGGGGTCGGCCTCGGCATCGGCGCCGCGGCAGCCGCGCTGCCGTTCGGGGCCCACTTCTCGGGGCGGATACCCGGGGCGCTGCGCATCGACGTGCCGCATGCCGTCGGCGTCGCCGTACTGGCAGTGCTCCTCGGACTGTGTTCGGCGCTGATACCTGCGCGCGGAGCATCCCGGCGCGAGATCATGGCGACGCTCAGCGGTCGGCGGACCGTGGTCGGGCGGCGCCGGCGGCGCTCGGCCGGAGTGTGCGGCGGGCTGATCCTGGCCGCGGCCGGGCTGATCGGCGTGTACTTCGGCGAGACGATCTCGCCCGGGCAGGCGCAACTGCTGATCACCAGTGGTGTCGCGCTGATCGAGATCGGCGCGATCCTGTGCACGCCCGCGATCGTGGCCGGCATCGCCTCGTTCGGCCGGTGGCTGCCGCTCGGGCCGCGGCTCGCTCTGCGCGACAGCGCCCGGCATTCGGGGCGCACCACCCCGGCGGTCGCGGCGATGTTCGCCGCGGTGGCCGGCGCGGTGGCGGCCGGCGCGTGGCTGGAGAGCTCGGCGGCGCAGCAGCGGGCGCAGTACACGCCGCGGTTGCTGCCGAATCAGATCGCGGTGCACACGGACGCGGCGGACGCCCCGCGGATCCTCAGTGCTCTGCGTCAGCAGCTGCCGGACATCACCGGGAGCGTGACGCTCGAACCGGTGGCCGGGTACGGCCAGTCGAGCGACGAGCCGATCCAGTGGAGCGCCGGCCTGTTCACCCCGGGGAGCACGCCCGGGTGCGCGGTGAACGGCGTGCAGAAGGTCCTGGTCGACTCGGACGGCATGGGCATATGCGGCGACTACCTCGATCCGACGGCGTACGAGGGCGAGTTGATCGGCGACGGGCAGCTGCTGCGGCAGGTGACCGGGTTCGAGGACGCCGCGGCGGATCAGGTGCTGGCCGAGGGCGGAATCGTGGTGACGACGCCGGGCATCGTGAAGGACGGCACCGTCGGGCTGGTCGTGCAGCACGATGTCGCGGCCGCGCACGCCACCTACGCGACGCAGACCACTGAGGTGTATACGCTGCCCGCGGTCTACCTGAACATGCAGGGCAAGCCGGATCCCTCATTCGTCATCTCGCCGGCCGCGGCGCGCAAGACGGGCCTCGACGCGCCCACCGCGGGGCAGACGGCGCTTGTGGTCGATCTGAGGCAGACGGCCACCCCGCAGCAGATCGTGCGGGCGGACGAAGCGATGGACGGCCTGCATCTGAACGGCGATTTCGAGCAGGATCAGGGCGTCATCGAGGCACGCAGCACGGTCAACCTGATCGTCCTCGGCTTCACCGTCCTGCTCGCCCTCGCCGCCGCGGCGATCGCGACCGGCCTGGCGCTGGCCGACGGCCGGGCCGACCAGCAGACGCTCACCGCGGTCGGCGGCTCACCCTGGACCCGTCGCTGGCTGGCCGGGTCCACGGCGCTGGTGATCACCGGGATGGGCGTGCTGATCGGGGTGCCGATCGGATTCGTCGTCGCGGCGGGGCTGGTGCGGGTGAGCGACTTCAACCTCGTCGGGATGAACGTCTACCTGCAGGCCATGCCGTTCACGGTGCCGTGGCTCAACCTCGTCGCGATGGCCGCGGCCGTACCGGTCGCGACGGCCGTCGGCGCGATGCTGCTGAGCCGCTCGAACAGTCCCGACCGGAAGCTGCGGCTGGACTAG
- a CDS encoding MarR family winged helix-turn-helix transcriptional regulator: MSTGPDLGAAADAALAAGEYAEPEMNAGAALHALSAAVIRFVEHPRQLSLTSVSTLAALDRRGECRITELAALQGVAQPSMTALVGSLEQAGLVQRAPDPTDRRAVLVSLTPSGRSYLSTRRRDGAERLTTLIARLPDGDAAALAAAVPALLRLRELQEEAMELNAPNPAHKAEPKTGKRIQA; this comes from the coding sequence ATGAGCACTGGACCAGACCTCGGCGCGGCGGCCGACGCCGCGCTGGCGGCGGGCGAGTACGCGGAGCCGGAGATGAACGCCGGAGCCGCGCTGCACGCGCTCTCGGCGGCGGTGATCCGCTTCGTCGAGCATCCCCGGCAGCTGAGCCTGACCTCGGTCTCGACCCTCGCGGCGCTCGACCGCAGGGGCGAGTGCCGGATCACCGAGCTGGCCGCGCTGCAGGGGGTCGCGCAGCCGTCGATGACCGCGCTGGTCGGCTCGCTCGAGCAGGCCGGGCTGGTGCAGCGGGCCCCCGACCCGACCGATCGCCGGGCCGTGCTGGTCTCGCTGACGCCGTCCGGGCGCTCCTACCTCAGCACGCGGCGACGGGACGGGGCCGAACGGCTCACCACCCTGATCGCGCGGCTCCCGGACGGCGACGCCGCCGCGCTGGCCGCCGCCGTGCCCGCGCTCCTGCGGCTGCGCGAGCTGCAGGAGGAGGCGATGGAGCTCAACGCACCGAATCCCGCCCACAAGGCGGAACCCAAGACAGGGAAGCGGATCCAAGCATGA
- a CDS encoding MFS transporter — protein MNSPHSTGSGGGVFRQPKAVWAVAFACVVSFMGIGLVDPILPALSDQLHASPSNVELLFTSYLVVTAVAMLVTGWVSSRIGGKKTLIAGLILIVLFSAMAGSSDTIAQIIGFRAGWGLGNALFIATSLAVIVGAASGGFAGAIILYETALGVGIALGPLVGGLLGGISWRGPFFGVTALMAISLTATIVFLDKTPASPRRIGLTEPLRALRHRGLATVSAVAFFYNWAFFTVLAYSPFPMNLGIHELGFVFAAWGLLVAVFAVLVAPRLQARFGTARTQYANFLLMALDLLVIAVWTDHKPVLIVAVIVAGAFIGLSNTLMTQAVMQVSPVDRSVASAAYGFVRFIGGGLAPFAAGKLAAHFDDHAPFYVGAVALLAAIAVLASGHKLIGAADRQMQGGHGGDAEPAELERDEETGDLIAASLGE, from the coding sequence ATGAATTCCCCTCATTCCACCGGCTCCGGGGGCGGCGTGTTCCGCCAGCCCAAGGCCGTCTGGGCGGTCGCCTTCGCCTGTGTCGTGTCCTTCATGGGCATCGGCCTCGTCGACCCGATCCTGCCCGCCCTCTCCGACCAGCTGCACGCCTCGCCCAGCAACGTCGAGCTGCTGTTCACCAGCTACCTCGTGGTTACGGCGGTGGCGATGCTGGTCACCGGCTGGGTCTCGAGCCGGATCGGCGGCAAGAAGACGCTGATCGCCGGCCTGATCCTGATCGTGCTCTTCAGCGCGATGGCCGGCTCCTCGGACACCATCGCGCAGATCATCGGCTTCCGCGCGGGCTGGGGGCTGGGCAACGCGCTGTTCATCGCCACCTCGCTGGCGGTCATCGTCGGCGCGGCCTCCGGCGGCTTCGCCGGCGCGATCATCCTCTACGAGACCGCGCTCGGCGTCGGCATCGCGCTCGGCCCGCTGGTGGGCGGGCTGCTCGGCGGGATCAGCTGGCGCGGGCCGTTCTTCGGCGTCACGGCGCTGATGGCCATCTCGCTCACCGCGACGATCGTCTTCCTGGACAAGACCCCGGCGTCCCCGCGCAGGATCGGGCTGACCGAGCCGCTGCGCGCGCTGCGCCACCGCGGGCTGGCCACCGTCAGCGCGGTCGCGTTCTTCTACAACTGGGCGTTCTTCACGGTGCTGGCCTACAGCCCGTTCCCGATGAACCTGGGCATCCACGAGCTCGGATTCGTGTTCGCCGCCTGGGGCCTGCTCGTGGCCGTGTTCGCGGTGCTGGTCGCGCCGCGGCTGCAGGCGCGGTTCGGCACGGCGCGCACCCAGTACGCGAACTTCCTGTTGATGGCCCTTGACCTGCTGGTGATCGCCGTGTGGACGGACCACAAGCCGGTGCTGATCGTCGCGGTGATCGTGGCCGGCGCCTTCATCGGGCTCAGCAATACCCTGATGACCCAGGCGGTCATGCAGGTCTCGCCGGTGGACCGCTCGGTGGCCTCGGCCGCCTACGGGTTCGTCCGGTTCATCGGCGGCGGCCTGGCCCCGTTCGCGGCCGGCAAGCTCGCGGCGCACTTCGACGACCACGCGCCGTTCTACGTCGGCGCGGTGGCCCTGCTGGCGGCGATCGCGGTGCTGGCCAGCGGCCACAAGCTGATCGGGGCGGCGGACCGGCAGATGCAGGGCGGCCACGGCGGCGACGCGGAGCCGGCCGAGCTGGAGCGGGACGAGGAGACCGGCGACCTGATCGCGGCGAGCCTCGGGGAGTAG
- a CDS encoding ABC transporter ATP-binding protein: MPNEWVGPVVSVHGLTRAFGSGEAQVKALAGVDLEVAAGELVAVMGPSGSGKTTLLSLAGGLDAPTAGEVVVEGVRLADLSRRALARLRRTSIGYVFQDYNLIPALTAAENVALPLELDGMGARRAGKLAEQALAEVGLDGLAGRFPEEMSGGQRQRTAIARALIGERRLMLADEPTGALDSQTSEAVMRLLRARCDAGAAGILVTHEPRFAAYADRTVYLRDGRVVGSVGSTGAATGLERDALSTAVGGAAGQGEE; this comes from the coding sequence ATGCCGAACGAATGGGTAGGTCCGGTGGTCAGTGTGCACGGGCTGACCCGGGCCTTCGGAAGCGGGGAGGCGCAGGTCAAGGCCCTGGCGGGGGTCGACCTAGAGGTGGCCGCGGGCGAGCTGGTGGCGGTGATGGGGCCGAGCGGGTCGGGCAAGACCACGCTGCTCTCGCTGGCCGGCGGGCTCGACGCGCCGACCGCGGGCGAGGTCGTGGTGGAGGGCGTTCGGCTCGCCGACCTCTCCCGCCGCGCGCTGGCCCGGCTGCGGCGCACCAGCATCGGCTACGTCTTCCAGGACTACAACCTGATCCCGGCGCTCACCGCGGCCGAGAACGTCGCGCTGCCGCTCGAGCTGGACGGGATGGGGGCGCGGCGGGCCGGCAAGCTGGCCGAGCAGGCGCTGGCGGAGGTGGGGCTGGACGGGCTGGCCGGCCGGTTCCCCGAGGAGATGTCGGGCGGCCAGCGCCAGCGCACGGCGATAGCCAGGGCCCTGATCGGCGAGCGTCGGCTGATGCTGGCGGACGAGCCGACCGGGGCGCTGGACTCGCAGACTTCCGAGGCGGTGATGCGGCTGCTGCGGGCCCGTTGCGACGCGGGCGCGGCCGGGATCCTGGTGACGCACGAGCCGCGCTTCGCCGCGTACGCCGACCGGACCGTCTACCTGCGCGACGGGCGCGTAGTGGGCAGCGTGGGGTCGACCGGCGCGGCCACCGGGCTTGAGCGCGACGCGCTGAGCACGGCCGTGGGCGGCGCGGCGGGGCAGGGGGAAGAGTGA